A genomic segment from Kyrpidia tusciae DSM 2912 encodes:
- a CDS encoding PspA/IM30 family protein yields the protein MGVFQRLRDMTAASINEWLDKVENPVALLNQYLRDMEEEIAEAEVTVAKQMAHERKLAEQVKDLERLMAEREAQAEQALREGKEETARQWLADRLHLQQRMTEVQTLHSQARAQSEELAHLLHERKETFYRMRNKRNELAARSFMAQTQKQMSQSGFSGVLGRGNAAQGFQRVEERILQMEIEAGLMRGSAGPGMADPGTERRIDEEMERLRGKLGLK from the coding sequence ATGGGTGTGTTTCAACGATTGCGGGACATGACGGCGGCCTCGATCAACGAGTGGCTCGACAAAGTGGAGAACCCCGTGGCATTATTGAACCAATATCTTCGGGACATGGAGGAAGAAATCGCCGAAGCCGAGGTCACGGTGGCGAAACAGATGGCCCACGAACGGAAACTGGCCGAACAGGTGAAAGATCTGGAGCGCCTGATGGCCGAGCGGGAGGCACAGGCGGAACAAGCCCTTCGGGAGGGCAAGGAAGAGACCGCCCGGCAATGGCTGGCCGACCGCCTTCACCTGCAGCAGAGGATGACGGAAGTACAGACCTTGCACAGCCAGGCAAGGGCCCAATCGGAAGAGTTGGCCCACCTGTTGCACGAACGGAAAGAAACCTTTTACCGGATGCGCAACAAGCGAAACGAGCTCGCGGCCCGCAGCTTTATGGCCCAGACGCAAAAGCAGATGAGCCAGTCCGGTTTCAGCGGCGTCCTGGGGCGGGGCAACGCGGCCCAGGGTTTCCAGCGGGTGGAGGAACGCATCCTCCAAATGGAAATCGAAGCCGGCCTGATGCGCGGGTCCGCCGGACCCGGAATGGCCGATCCGGGCACTGAACGCCGAATCGACGAGGAAATGGAAAGGCTGAGGGGCAAGCTGGGGTTGAAATAA
- a CDS encoding PspC domain-containing protein, with amino-acid sequence MKLYRSRRDKKITGLCGGLAEWLDVDSTLLRILLVITAVFSGGTVIFLYFVISLIVPKEPWDSVAMGHADDFYPGYRRPGPFSGPHSPGAPYGSSYDRGPWSDPSPLDEKLRDVERKAMQKEIDRLKEKLARYENNEKGDL; translated from the coding sequence ATGAAACTGTATCGTTCACGCCGGGACAAAAAAATCACGGGGCTGTGCGGGGGATTGGCCGAATGGTTGGATGTGGACTCCACCCTCCTGCGCATCCTCCTGGTGATCACGGCGGTCTTCTCCGGAGGCACGGTGATTTTTCTCTACTTCGTCATCAGCCTGATCGTCCCCAAAGAGCCCTGGGATTCCGTTGCCATGGGGCATGCAGACGATTTCTATCCGGGGTATCGCCGGCCGGGGCCATTTTCAGGCCCTCACTCACCGGGCGCCCCTTACGGGTCTTCGTATGATCGCGGACCCTGGTCGGACCCCTCCCCCTTGGATGAAAAGCTTCGAGATGTGGAAAGAAAGGCCATGCAGAAAGAGATCGATCGCCTGAAGGAAAAGTTGGCCCGGTACGAGAACAACGAGAAAGGGGATCTGTGA
- a CDS encoding PspA/IM30 family protein, with protein MSLTQRMWDITRAHWNEELERRGDPLEQLDRLLAAAARNLREWERLIYRLKNHVMTLQHRIEAGEEWCKKREGQACLALEAGEEELARLALAEKARAEDEVGAYRRMVLQALKTLEQAETQWIEMERVYREMASKRELYLLRMESLRLQQQLTSPSAAFRGDPLTSLQRLEEEFADREREWEALQQLRREWDRPEGRMY; from the coding sequence GTGAGCCTGACGCAGCGAATGTGGGACATCACCCGGGCCCACTGGAATGAGGAGCTGGAGCGCCGGGGCGACCCCCTGGAGCAACTCGATCGCCTTCTCGCCGCAGCGGCGAGAAACCTGCGGGAGTGGGAAAGGTTGATCTACCGGTTGAAAAATCACGTCATGACGTTGCAACACCGAATCGAGGCCGGCGAAGAGTGGTGCAAAAAACGGGAAGGACAAGCCTGTCTGGCTCTTGAAGCGGGCGAGGAAGAGTTGGCCCGGCTAGCCCTGGCGGAAAAAGCCCGGGCGGAAGACGAGGTTGGCGCCTATCGCCGCATGGTTCTTCAGGCGCTGAAGACCCTGGAGCAAGCGGAGACGCAATGGATAGAGATGGAGCGGGTCTACAGGGAAATGGCTTCAAAACGGGAGCTCTATCTGCTTCGCATGGAGTCCCTTCGGCTCCAACAACAGCTGACTTCGCCGTCTGCGGCCTTTCGGGGTGATCCGCTTACCTCCCTCCAGCGCCTGGAAGAGGAATTTGCAGATCGAGAAAGGGAATGGGAAGCTCTGCAACAGCTGCGCCGAGAGTGGGACAGGCCGGAAGGAAGGATGTACTGA
- a CDS encoding RNA-guided endonuclease InsQ/TnpB family protein: protein MEYAQVKSLKDLGYKRRIRDERVAAGFMSPFGLQARQWKLALEDALWTLERQWEAAIAEVRGRLHRNEGLTPKERDYAFWLLDKFGDSPRDWRKIEAIFRDEDLAGKKTELEPAGRKKVRHGLKRLFRRVLGKRPRVRKARSFVVDQQMYRVFMVGNRQYVAVMGLSPGKRIVIPLAGIHKLRGNLRVVLLPDEQAVEIHMIREPKTYPAGEEEAGIDLGVTEVLTDDSGKKYRPEYGQALQEMSDHVLDKGRKRQKLWALYRKNRERDPGKARRIRRHNLGLVKQHKRHRRYRAWCENEINRAFRAFFRERRPRVIAYEDLSHLRGKARNKGLSRKVSQWQRQAIRGRLEYLFHVYSITDPGPVNAAYTSQTCPCPGCGWVDGKNRNGDSFRCQKCGYEGDADHVAATNVKGRLRDQEITKYTPHKEVKRILLKRYWENHA from the coding sequence GTGGAGTACGCGCAGGTGAAGTCCCTCAAGGATCTGGGGTATAAACGGAGAATTCGAGATGAACGGGTGGCCGCCGGGTTTATGAGTCCCTTTGGTCTTCAGGCCCGGCAGTGGAAGTTGGCTTTGGAAGACGCCTTATGGACCCTGGAGCGACAGTGGGAAGCGGCGATTGCCGAGGTGCGGGGCCGTCTTCACCGCAACGAGGGGTTAACCCCGAAGGAACGGGATTACGCCTTCTGGTTGCTGGACAAGTTCGGGGACAGCCCCCGGGATTGGAGAAAGATCGAGGCGATTTTTCGGGATGAGGATCTGGCCGGGAAAAAGACCGAATTGGAGCCGGCCGGGCGGAAGAAGGTCCGCCACGGGCTGAAGCGACTGTTTCGCCGGGTCCTGGGAAAGAGGCCGCGGGTCAGGAAAGCCCGGAGTTTTGTTGTGGATCAGCAGATGTACCGAGTGTTCATGGTGGGCAACCGGCAGTATGTGGCGGTGATGGGGTTGTCCCCGGGAAAAAGGATCGTGATCCCCCTTGCCGGGATTCACAAGCTGAGGGGCAATCTGCGGGTGGTTCTGCTGCCGGACGAACAGGCGGTGGAGATTCACATGATCCGGGAACCGAAGACCTACCCGGCCGGGGAGGAAGAGGCGGGAATCGACCTGGGAGTCACCGAAGTTCTGACGGACGACTCGGGGAAGAAGTATCGGCCGGAGTACGGCCAGGCCCTGCAAGAGATGTCGGACCACGTGCTGGACAAAGGACGGAAACGCCAGAAGCTGTGGGCGTTGTATCGCAAAAACCGGGAGAGGGACCCGGGAAAGGCCCGGCGAATCCGGCGGCACAACCTGGGGCTGGTGAAACAGCACAAGCGACACAGGCGGTACCGGGCGTGGTGCGAGAACGAGATCAACCGGGCGTTTCGGGCGTTTTTTCGGGAACGCCGGCCGAGGGTGATCGCTTACGAAGATTTGTCCCACCTGCGGGGGAAGGCGAGGAACAAGGGGCTGTCCCGCAAGGTGAGCCAGTGGCAACGGCAGGCGATCCGGGGGCGACTGGAATACTTGTTCCATGTTTATTCCATAACCGATCCGGGACCGGTGAACGCCGCTTATACGAGCCAGACCTGTCCCTGTCCCGGATGCGGGTGGGTGGACGGCAAGAACCGCAACGGTGATTCATTCCGGTGCCAAAAGTGCGGATATGAAGGAGATGCGGACCATGTGGCGGCGACCAATGTGAAGGGGCGTCTTCGCGACCAAGAGATCACAAAGTACACCCCACACAAAGAAGTCAAAAGAATTTTGCTGAAGCGCTACTGGGAGAACCACGCATGA
- a CDS encoding IS607 family transposase, producing MKLYSIREFAEKLGVSVSTLRAWDREGKLVPLRTPTNKRRYTQDMFYQALGIGKQKEKKKTVIYARVSSAGQKPDLENQLRFLKEFAAGKGLTIDEIFVDVGSALNDRRRNFQRMCGAVTRGEIETVIVAHKDRLVRFGFDFLEDLFAQFGCEILVVNKAEDMSPAQELAEDLISIVQHFAAKLYGSRTYRARKLTKAVREELSGATDDPTKEPAAES from the coding sequence GTGAAGCTCTATTCGATTCGAGAGTTTGCGGAGAAACTCGGCGTCAGCGTCTCCACACTTCGAGCGTGGGACAGGGAAGGCAAGCTGGTGCCTTTGCGAACTCCTACCAACAAGCGCAGATACACCCAGGATATGTTCTATCAGGCGTTAGGAATCGGGAAACAAAAAGAAAAAAAGAAAACGGTCATTTACGCCCGGGTGTCTTCCGCAGGGCAAAAACCGGACCTGGAGAACCAGTTGCGTTTCCTGAAGGAATTTGCGGCCGGAAAGGGCCTCACCATTGACGAGATTTTCGTCGATGTTGGGTCGGCGTTGAATGATCGGCGAAGGAATTTCCAAAGGATGTGTGGGGCCGTCACCCGCGGGGAAATCGAGACGGTGATTGTGGCTCACAAGGACCGGCTGGTCCGGTTTGGGTTTGATTTCTTGGAGGACCTGTTTGCACAGTTCGGTTGCGAGATTCTGGTGGTCAACAAGGCCGAGGACATGTCACCGGCCCAAGAACTGGCCGAAGATCTAATAAGCATTGTCCAGCATTTTGCGGCAAAACTCTACGGGTCAAGAACCTACAGGGCGCGGAAACTGACCAAAGCCGTTCGGGAGGAACTATCCGGTGCGACAGACGATCCGACAAAAGAGCCTGCCGCTGAATCGTGA
- a CDS encoding radical SAM protein translates to MTRLSSKVRGNRLMVLQGPWILRFDQTGRFLLASGPGRAVRRGLDDRLVRTRTLPVRGLLGRRYEILEAGEKPAFYRRVYSVALSSLASLPRDEARVWQDRLARWTPEALTTDREAFDDVYLPISILPPDQYHALVVQVTHGCSYNRCLFCDFYRDRRFHVKTPEELDRHLERLQAFMGRRIEERSGIFLGDGNAFVVPTARLIGMLEQIRRTLGDNVAGEFYTFMDTFTLEHKSPQGLRRIYDHGLRTVYTGLETGADRLRAFLRKPGTARGGG, encoded by the coding sequence ATGACCAGATTGTCGTCCAAGGTCCGGGGAAACCGTCTCATGGTATTGCAAGGGCCGTGGATTCTTCGCTTCGATCAAACCGGGCGGTTCCTTTTGGCCTCGGGACCCGGCCGAGCGGTGCGCCGGGGGCTGGACGACCGGTTGGTCCGCACACGGACCCTCCCCGTCCGAGGGCTGCTGGGCCGGAGATACGAAATCCTCGAAGCCGGTGAGAAACCCGCCTTTTACCGCCGGGTGTACAGCGTCGCTTTATCGTCTCTCGCATCGCTCCCCAGGGATGAGGCCCGGGTGTGGCAGGATCGACTCGCCCGCTGGACTCCCGAAGCTTTGACAACGGACCGGGAGGCCTTTGACGACGTATATCTACCCATCAGCATCCTCCCTCCGGATCAATACCACGCATTGGTCGTGCAGGTCACCCACGGGTGCTCCTACAACCGATGCCTCTTTTGTGACTTTTACCGGGACCGGCGGTTTCACGTCAAGACCCCCGAGGAGTTGGATCGGCACCTGGAGCGCCTCCAAGCGTTCATGGGGCGGCGGATCGAGGAGCGAAGCGGAATTTTTCTCGGGGATGGCAATGCCTTCGTGGTGCCGACGGCGCGGCTCATCGGGATGCTCGAACAGATCCGGCGGACCCTGGGAGACAATGTGGCAGGGGAATTTTACACCTTTATGGATACATTCACATTGGAGCACAAATCCCCTCAAGGGCTGAGGCGCATCTACGACCACGGCCTGCGCACCGTGTACACCGGACTCGAAACCGGGGCGGATCGACTCCGGGCATTTTTGCGCAAACCGGGAACGGCGCGGGGAGGAGGTTGA
- a CDS encoding ROK family protein has protein sequence MFGAIEAGGTKFVCGIGDDRGRIVDQITIPTTVPEETLERVAEYFQDKAIRALGLGCFGPLDLDPASPTYGSLTSTPKLAWRGFNILADLRRRLAVPIAIDTDVNAAILAEHRWGAAQGLHTALYLTVGTGIGGGILAEGQILHGMMHPEAGHVIVRRAAGDTFPGVCPAHGDCLEGMASGPAIEKRWGSKGRDLPPDHPAWDLEAGYLAQGLVTYICVLSPQRILLGGGVMQRADLFPRIRQKVSEMLHGYIQRPEIVTKIDDYIVPPGLGTQSGLCGGLALAMKAAEARKEG, from the coding sequence TTGTTCGGAGCCATCGAAGCCGGGGGGACCAAATTCGTCTGTGGGATCGGGGACGACCGAGGCCGGATCGTGGACCAGATCACCATCCCCACGACGGTGCCGGAAGAAACCCTGGAGCGCGTAGCCGAGTATTTTCAGGACAAGGCCATTCGCGCCCTGGGGCTCGGGTGCTTCGGCCCCCTCGACCTCGATCCGGCCAGCCCGACTTACGGATCCCTCACCAGTACGCCGAAACTGGCGTGGCGAGGCTTCAACATCCTGGCCGACCTGCGGCGGCGCCTGGCTGTCCCCATCGCCATCGATACCGACGTCAACGCCGCCATCCTGGCTGAACACCGGTGGGGCGCGGCCCAAGGATTGCACACCGCCCTATATCTCACCGTGGGGACCGGGATCGGGGGCGGTATCCTCGCCGAGGGTCAAATTCTTCACGGCATGATGCACCCCGAGGCTGGACATGTGATCGTTCGGAGGGCAGCCGGAGATACCTTTCCCGGCGTGTGTCCCGCCCACGGGGATTGTTTAGAAGGAATGGCATCCGGCCCGGCCATCGAGAAGCGTTGGGGATCGAAAGGCCGCGATCTGCCTCCGGACCATCCGGCCTGGGATCTGGAAGCTGGCTACCTCGCCCAGGGACTTGTCACGTACATCTGCGTACTTTCTCCCCAACGGATCCTCCTCGGAGGCGGCGTGATGCAACGGGCCGACCTGTTCCCCCGAATTCGCCAAAAAGTCAGCGAGATGTTACACGGATACATCCAGCGCCCCGAGATTGTCACGAAAATCGATGATTACATCGTCCCCCCGGGCCTGGGCACACAATCCGGGTTGTGCGGCGGACTGGCCCTGGCCATGAAAGCCGCCGAAGCGCGAAAGGAAGGATGA
- a CDS encoding OsmC family protein, giving the protein MQPNSLGLVAVYNQVHVESPSDPERVRELLAHVERVCPVKDTLRGVPTRAVEIRWFCPTLGTIKP; this is encoded by the coding sequence ATGCAACCAAATTCCCTAGGTCTGGTCGCAGTTTATAATCAGGTTCACGTCGAATCGCCGTCGGACCCGGAGCGGGTGAGGGAACTTCTCGCCCACGTCGAGCGAGTATGCCCCGTCAAGGACACCTTGCGGGGAGTGCCGACGCGGGCTGTAGAAATCCGATGGTTTTGTCCAACTTTGGGGACCATCAAGCCTTGA
- a CDS encoding class I SAM-dependent methyltransferase: protein MFDKDFSQVDWEKVKQGQLIRQSLGSEWIRLTGLAPGMRVMDIGTGPGVFTRMYAEAVGEMGRVYALEKSPQAMAFLRRELQDLKNVEYVLADAEQGFGEVPKVDVVFITDVLHHVDTPGKIFRNISRVVSEGAKVLVAEYDPTAPGEVGPPLEVRIPLGDLQQMAVAAGFQIVETGTRDHEHYYVVLQR, encoded by the coding sequence TTGTTTGACAAAGATTTTTCCCAAGTTGACTGGGAAAAGGTGAAGCAAGGACAGTTGATAAGGCAGTCGCTCGGATCGGAGTGGATCCGGTTGACCGGGTTGGCGCCGGGGATGCGAGTGATGGACATCGGGACGGGCCCCGGGGTCTTCACCCGGATGTACGCCGAGGCAGTGGGGGAGATGGGCCGGGTGTACGCGTTGGAAAAATCTCCGCAGGCGATGGCCTTTCTCCGGCGGGAACTGCAGGATCTCAAGAATGTGGAGTACGTGCTTGCCGACGCGGAACAGGGATTCGGGGAAGTCCCGAAGGTCGACGTCGTGTTCATCACAGACGTCCTGCACCATGTTGATACGCCGGGAAAGATCTTTCGAAATATTTCCCGGGTGGTCTCGGAAGGGGCAAAAGTGCTTGTGGCGGAATATGATCCCACCGCTCCCGGGGAGGTGGGCCCGCCCCTGGAGGTGCGGATCCCTTTGGGAGATTTGCAACAAATGGCGGTTGCCGCCGGCTTTCAGATCGTGGAAACGGGGACCCGAGATCACGAACATTATTACGTCGTATTGCAACGATGA
- a CDS encoding DUF134 domain-containing protein, translating into MPRPKKCRRVGFVPLASFFAPMPAPGDQASEPGEVTLTLEEVEALRLADWVQLEQADGAERMGVSRGTFQRIVKAAREKVADALLHGKGIRIHGGNYAVMLPGGGSARACGCVDRRSEPGSGFCGRPRCQKCGGHYGLKKPSGEMSRGWSKKIGNGCGK; encoded by the coding sequence ATGCCGAGGCCAAAAAAATGCCGGCGGGTTGGGTTTGTTCCCCTTGCTTCGTTTTTTGCTCCAATGCCCGCGCCCGGGGACCAAGCGTCGGAACCGGGTGAAGTGACGCTCACCCTTGAAGAGGTGGAAGCCCTTCGCCTCGCGGACTGGGTACAGTTGGAACAAGCCGATGGGGCTGAGCGAATGGGGGTTTCCCGGGGGACGTTTCAGCGCATTGTGAAGGCGGCGAGGGAGAAGGTGGCGGATGCTCTTCTTCATGGAAAGGGGATTCGCATTCACGGTGGGAATTATGCCGTGATGTTACCCGGTGGTGGATCTGCCCGGGCTTGCGGGTGTGTCGACCGGCGGTCAGAGCCGGGAAGCGGATTTTGTGGGCGGCCACGCTGCCAAAAATGCGGCGGTCACTATGGATTAAAAAAGCCCAGTGGTGAAATGTCAAGGGGGTGGTCGAAGAAAATTGGGAATGGATGTGGGAAATAG
- a CDS encoding IS110 family RNA-guided transposase: protein MPKLHVGIDVSLKAHHIQFMDEAGQNLASFQISNDPQGADTLIHKVLEITETKHMDSVVVGMEATANLGWHLAHYLKQQLEDHAPHLDAQIHVLNARRVARFKKAYDHLPKNDRIDAWVIADHLRFGRLPQAMTDTIRYEALQRLTRTRFHVMQTMSRDKTFFLNQLFLKFSGLRQDNPFSDTFGATSLAVIQELEPEQIAAMPLEDLVALLVDKSRNKFDDPKQIAQELQKVARRSFRLDKVMQDPVNLSLSVTLSVIQHMDAEVKKLDRAIARLMKAIPNTLESVKGIGPVYAAGIIAEVGDIRRFKNHNALAKYAGLVWNQYQSGEYEADETSRMRTGNKYLRYYLIQAADQVRRHDSEYAEFYRKKHDEALKHQHKRALVLTARKLVRLVFTLLSTNQLYTPPERRR from the coding sequence TTGCCGAAACTGCATGTTGGGATCGACGTGAGCTTGAAGGCCCACCATATTCAATTTATGGATGAGGCCGGTCAGAACTTGGCCTCGTTTCAGATCTCCAATGACCCACAGGGAGCCGACACTCTCATTCACAAGGTCTTGGAGATCACAGAGACCAAGCACATGGATAGCGTCGTTGTCGGCATGGAGGCGACAGCCAACCTCGGCTGGCATCTGGCCCATTACCTCAAACAACAACTCGAGGACCATGCACCACACCTCGACGCTCAGATTCACGTCTTAAACGCGCGGAGAGTGGCTCGTTTCAAGAAGGCGTATGACCACCTTCCCAAAAACGACCGCATCGATGCCTGGGTGATTGCGGACCACCTGCGGTTTGGCCGTCTCCCACAAGCCATGACAGACACGATCCGATACGAAGCGCTTCAACGTCTCACCCGGACTCGGTTTCATGTGATGCAGACCATGTCTCGGGACAAGACCTTCTTCCTGAACCAGCTGTTTCTTAAGTTCAGTGGTCTGCGTCAAGACAACCCGTTCTCCGATACTTTCGGTGCCACGTCGCTCGCCGTCATTCAGGAGCTGGAGCCTGAACAAATCGCTGCGATGCCCCTTGAGGATCTTGTGGCGCTCTTGGTCGACAAAAGCAGAAACAAGTTTGACGACCCAAAGCAGATCGCACAGGAACTCCAAAAGGTTGCACGCAGGTCCTTTCGACTGGACAAGGTGATGCAGGATCCCGTCAATCTGTCGCTGTCCGTTACCCTCAGCGTGATCCAGCACATGGACGCTGAGGTGAAGAAACTCGACCGAGCGATTGCCAGGCTGATGAAAGCGATCCCAAATACCCTCGAGTCGGTCAAGGGCATCGGCCCTGTATACGCAGCCGGAATCATAGCCGAAGTCGGCGACATTCGACGTTTCAAGAACCACAACGCCTTAGCCAAGTACGCCGGACTGGTCTGGAATCAGTACCAATCCGGGGAGTACGAAGCCGATGAAACATCCCGAATGCGTACCGGGAACAAGTACCTGCGCTATTATCTGATTCAGGCTGCGGACCAGGTTCGCCGCCATGATTCCGAGTACGCCGAGTTTTACCGCAAGAAGCACGACGAAGCGCTGAAGCACCAACATAAACGAGCCCTCGTCCTGACTGCAAGAAAACTGGTACGCTTGGTGTTCACACTACTGAGCACCAATCAGCTGTACACACCCCCGGAGAGGAGGAGATAA
- a CDS encoding NifB/NifX family molybdenum-iron cluster-binding protein, giving the protein MRLAIATEGDRVGGHFGQTRAFTICDIEGESVKERRVVDTEGHQHGALVGFLARLGADAVIVGGLGAGAVSKLARESIEVYTGVGGTVEEAIQKYLHRELVPVDVEQVLQGVGSHGHGIHHHHGHHHDHGGCDCEH; this is encoded by the coding sequence ATGAGATTGGCGATCGCAACGGAAGGGGATCGAGTCGGCGGACATTTTGGCCAGACCCGGGCCTTTACGATTTGTGACATTGAAGGAGAATCGGTCAAGGAGCGGCGGGTGGTGGATACCGAAGGCCATCAGCACGGGGCATTGGTCGGATTTCTGGCCAGGCTGGGTGCGGATGCGGTGATCGTGGGCGGGCTCGGGGCCGGTGCGGTGAGCAAGCTGGCCCGGGAGTCCATCGAGGTCTATACTGGCGTTGGCGGGACGGTGGAAGAAGCGATACAAAAATACCTCCACCGGGAGTTGGTGCCCGTCGATGTCGAGCAGGTTCTTCAAGGGGTCGGTTCGCATGGCCACGGTATCCACCATCACCACGGCCATCACCATGACCACGGCGGGTGTGATTGCGAACACTGA
- a CDS encoding DMT family transporter codes for MSHSSVSHSSVHRRYNWAAVVAVVVTLVFWSSAFAGIRAALLSGYSPGHVVLLRFLSASAVFVVYALVRGIQVPRGRDLLAVAALGWTGISIYHIALTFGELTVDAGTASLLIAAAPAFTALIAVIALGERLNGIGWLGVLVGFGGVALMTVGSGGGHRVTAGAWLILLSAVTAAIFFVGQKPLFARYGAIDLTAWFTWFGTLPMLWFAPGLGEAMAHASGAATWVCVYIGVFPAAVAYVAWAIALKSAPAGLVASSLYLNPLLAILIGWVWLGELPGVWSILGGVIAVAGVVMVNVAGPVRRQRFRADPGSAPSAGSGEG; via the coding sequence ATGTCTCATTCATCGGTGTCTCATAGCTCCGTCCATCGCCGGTACAACTGGGCGGCGGTGGTGGCCGTGGTCGTCACCTTGGTATTTTGGTCGTCGGCTTTTGCGGGCATCCGGGCGGCGCTGCTCAGTGGCTATTCTCCCGGGCATGTGGTGTTGCTGCGCTTTCTCAGCGCTTCGGCGGTGTTTGTCGTATACGCGTTGGTCAGGGGTATTCAGGTGCCGCGAGGCCGGGATTTGCTCGCGGTGGCGGCCTTGGGTTGGACGGGGATTTCGATTTATCATATTGCTCTGACTTTTGGTGAGCTGACCGTGGATGCGGGGACCGCGAGTTTACTCATCGCCGCCGCGCCGGCCTTTACGGCGCTGATCGCCGTGATCGCTTTGGGAGAGCGTTTGAACGGCATCGGCTGGCTGGGAGTGCTCGTCGGGTTTGGTGGGGTGGCCTTGATGACCGTGGGGTCCGGCGGAGGGCATCGGGTGACGGCAGGGGCTTGGCTGATCCTTCTGTCCGCCGTGACCGCGGCGATTTTTTTCGTCGGGCAAAAGCCGCTTTTTGCGCGCTATGGGGCGATCGATTTGACAGCGTGGTTCACCTGGTTCGGCACGCTTCCCATGCTGTGGTTTGCCCCGGGGCTGGGGGAAGCGATGGCCCATGCCTCCGGAGCGGCCACGTGGGTGTGCGTGTACATTGGGGTGTTCCCGGCGGCGGTGGCCTACGTGGCCTGGGCGATCGCCTTAAAGTCTGCACCGGCAGGGCTGGTGGCCAGTTCGCTGTATCTCAATCCGCTGCTCGCGATTCTCATCGGATGGGTATGGTTGGGAGAGCTGCCCGGGGTGTGGAGCATCTTGGGTGGGGTGATTGCTGTGGCCGGGGTGGTGATGGTGAATGTCGCCGGGCCGGTGAGGCGCCAGCGGTTTCGGGCGGATCCCGGTTCGGCTCCGAGTGCCGGATCGGGAGAAGGTTGA
- the cdd gene encoding cytidine deaminase, protein MTEVDRDLVEQARSAASRARADYSGFAVGAAALASDGRVFIGANIELSVYGLSMCAERVAVFKAYTEGADDIVALAVAGSTVRPISPCGACRQVIWELAPNARILLANQDGSEVAKHTPADLLPNGFFLNRDRIQD, encoded by the coding sequence ATGACCGAAGTGGACCGCGACCTGGTGGAGCAAGCTCGCAGTGCCGCAAGTCGCGCAAGGGCCGACTACTCCGGTTTTGCCGTCGGCGCCGCCGCGCTGGCGTCAGACGGCCGAGTGTTTATCGGGGCGAACATCGAACTTTCGGTGTACGGCTTGTCCATGTGCGCCGAACGAGTCGCTGTGTTCAAGGCGTACACCGAGGGGGCTGACGACATCGTGGCCCTGGCGGTGGCCGGATCCACTGTGCGCCCGATTTCGCCGTGTGGCGCGTGTCGTCAAGTGATATGGGAACTGGCCCCGAACGCCAGAATCCTGCTCGCCAACCAAGACGGTTCCGAGGTGGCGAAGCATACGCCGGCGGATCTGTTGCCCAACGGTTTTTTTCTTAATAGGGACCGCATACAGGATTGA